In a single window of the Zea mays cultivar B73 chromosome 5, Zm-B73-REFERENCE-NAM-5.0, whole genome shotgun sequence genome:
- the LOC100193942 gene encoding Monodehydroascorbate reductase 1, peroxisomal-like: MGRAFCYVILGGGVAAGYAALQFIRLGCETAAQAGEFCIISDEAVPPYERPTLSKGYLFPEGGARLPAFHTCVGANDQLLDADWYREYGIELILGTKVISVDVRRKTLDTSAGETISYERLIVATGARAVKLEEIGVNGGSDAENVCYLRDIADADKLVRVMRSCPAGADAVVVGGGYIGMECAAALVANRMKVTVVFPGKHLMANLFTPKIAEFYENYYESKGVTFIKGTAVSSLQISSGKVTAAILRDGRRLPADMVVVGIGARANTELFEGQLAMEKGGIKVDGQMRTSDASVYAVGDVAAFPVKLLGGEVRRLEHVDCARMTARHAVAGALEPLGPITGEINYVPFFYSRVFALSWRFYGDNAGEAVHFGDLDFSASPSPPSAPKFGALWVRAGRVTGAFLEGGSPEEYEALARAVRRRTTVPDVAVLLARWGLAFIVQDQEGRSGATRSGRLCGSGNTSNYAWAWHATVGVAAAVSIAAFAYWYGWKAPYLAKRHF, translated from the exons ATGGGCCGCGCGTTCTGTTACGTGATACTAGGCGGAGGCGTGGCCGCGGGCTACGCGGCGCTCCAGTTCATCCGCCTCGGCTGCGAAACCGCCGCCCAAGCCGGAGAGTTCTGCATCATCTCCGACGAGGCC GTTCCACCTTATGAACGTCCTACGCTGAGCAAAGGCTATTTGTTCCCAGAAG GTGGTGCTCGCCTCCCAGCGTTTCATACTTGTGTTGGTGCCAACGATCAGTTACTTGATGCAGATTGGTACAGGGAATATG GTATCGAGCTTATTCTCGGAACGAAGGTGATTTCCGTCGATGTGCGCCGGAAAACACTGGATACTTCCGCCGGGGAAACCATCAGCTATGAAAGGCTTATTGTTGCGACGGGTGCTCGG GCCGTGAAGCTGGAAGAGATCGGAGTGAACGGCGGCTCAGATGCCGAGAACGTCTGTTATCTGCGCGACATCGCGGACGCGGATAAGTTAGTCCGTGTGATGAGATCATGTCCTGCTGGCGCCGACGCCGTGGTCGTCGGCGGCGGATACATAGGAATGGAATGTGCAGCCGCTCTGGTTGCCAACAGGATGAAAGTCACTGTCGTCTTCCCCGGAAAACACTTGA TGGCAAATCTGTTCACACCGAAGATCGCTGAGTTTTACGAGAACTACTACGAATCGAAAGGAGTCACTTTTATAAAAGGAACTGCGGTTTCATCTCTGCAGATCTCGTCTGGGAAG GTGACGGCAGCAATCCTGCGAGACGGCAGGCGCCTACCTGCGGACATGGTCGTGGTCGGCATCGGCGCGCGCGCCAACACGGAGCTCTTCGAAGGCCAGCTGGCCATGGAGAAGGGCGGCATCAAGGTTGACGGACAGATGCGGACGAGCGACGCATCCGTGTACGCCGTGGGCGACGTGGCCGCGTTCCCCGTCAAGCTGCTGGGCGGCGAGGTCCGCCGGCTGGAGCACGTGGACTGCGCGCGCATGACCGCGAGGCACGCCGTCGCGGGGGCTCTGGAGCCCTTGGGCCCGATCACCGGGGAAATCAACTACGTGCCCTTCTTCTACTCCAGGGTCTTCGCGCTGTCCTGGAGGTTCTACGGCGACAACGCCGGGGAGGCCGTGCACTTTGGGGACCTGGACTTCTCCGCTTCGCCTTCTCCTCCGTCCGCGCCCAAGTTCGGCGCGCTCTGGGTCCGCGCGGGCCGCGTCACCGGCGCGTTCCTGGAAGGTGGGAGCCCTGAGGAGTACGAGGCGCTCGCGCGCGCCGTGCGGCGCAGGACGACCGTCCCGGACGTGGCCGTGCTCCTCGCGCGGTGGGGCCTCGCGTTCATTGTCCAGGACCAGGAGGGCCGGAGCGGAGCCACGCGGTCGGGTAGGCTTTGTGGCAGCGGCAACACGTCCAACTACGCATGGGCATGGCACGCCACGGTCGGCGTGGCCGCGGCCGTGTCCATTGCGGCGTTCGCGTACTGGTATGGATGGAAGGCGCCGTACCTGGCGAAACGCCACTTCTGA